The DNA segment CGGTGCGGGGAAAATCGTCATGATTGAAGCGGACAGGCAGACCGCACAAAATCTGAACCGGCATAGGGAACAGTTCGGCTGGGACGGCACAGTCTTCGTCTGCTGCCGTACGGCCGCCGCATTTCTAAACAACACCGCCCAAACCTTTGATACCGTTTTTCTCGATCCGCCGTTTGCATGGCAGGAATGGCCGGTTTTGTTTGTCGCACTCAAAGGCCGTCTGAAAACCGATGCACGGGTTTATATCGAGGCGGCACGTTTGCCGGAACTGCCGGAGTGGCTCACCGTATTGCGCGAAGGCAGGGCAGGGCAAAGCAGGCATCTTCTGGCGCGTGTGTCAGCCGGGCTGCCAAATTAATGATAATTATTCATTAAACGTATAAAAAACAAAAAGCTAAAATAAAGGCGTGATATAATCCGCGCCCGATAAATTCCAAACACACCCACTTCAAGAAGGATTCAACCATGTCGCTCTTTATTACCGATGAGTGCATCAACTGCGACGTTTGCGAACCGGAATGCCCCAACGATGCCATTTCACAAGGCGAAGAAATCTACGAAATCAACCCCAACCTCTGCACGCAATGCGTCGGCCACTACGACGAACCTCAGTGTCAGCAAGTATGCCCTGTGGACTGTATTCTGATTGACGAAGAGCATCCCGAAACGCATGATGAGCTTTACGCCAAATATATACGCATTGTAGAAGAGAAATAAAAAATAATTAAAAACTATTGCAAATATATACTTATGCTTGCATTAAAGCTGTTTCTCCAAAATTATTTCAACTTCGCGCTTGACGATGTTGGCAACGGTTGGTACTATCGCGCTTCTGTTTTGGTGGGATTCCCGAGCGGTCAAAGGGGGCAGACTGTAAATCTGTTGCGAGAGCTTCGAAGGTTCGAATCCTTCTCCCACCACCATATCTAAAAAAATTGCCGGAACATGGATTCCGGCAGTTGAATATGCGGGTGTAGCTCAATGGTAGAGCAGAAGCCTTCCAAGCTTACGGTGAGGGTTCGATTCCCTTCACCCGCTCCAATAAATTTCCAGGCCCATGTAGCTCAGGGGTAGAGCACTCCCTTGGTAAGGGAGAGGTCGGCAGTTCAAATCTGCCTATGGGCACCAACTAATTATTTTATTTAATGTTCTAATTTCAGATAGGAAGTTTGCCATGGCAAAGGAAAAATTCGAACGCAGCAAACCGCACGTAAATGTCGGCACCATCGGTCACGTAGACCATGGTAAGACCACCCTTACTGCTGCACTGACTACTATTTTGGCTAAGAAATTCGGCGGTGCCGCAAAAGCCTACGACCAAATCGACAATGCCCCCGAAGAAAAAGCGCGCGGCATTACCATCAACACTTCGCACGTCGAATACGAAACCGAAGGCCGCCACTACGCACACGTAGACTGCCCGGGACACGCCGACTACGTTAAAAACATGATTACCGGTGCCGCCCAGATGGACGGTGCGATTTTGGTGTGTTCCGCAGCCGACGGCCCCATGCCCCAAACCCGCGAACACATCCTGCTTGCCCGTCAGGTAGGTGTACCCTACATTATCGTATTCATGAACAAATGCGACATGGTGGACGACGAAGAGCTGCTTGAGTTGGTTGAGATGGAAATCCGCGACCTGCTGAACAGCTACGAATTCCCGGGCGACGACGTACCGATTATTAAAGGTTCCGCCCTTAAAGCACTCGAAGGCGACACTTCCGACATCGGCGAAACCGCCATCTTCGCTTTGGCTGATGCTTTGGACAGCTACATCCCCACGCCCGAGCGTGCCGTAGACAAACCCTTCCTGCTGCCGATTGAAGACGTATTCTCCATTTCCGGCCGCGGTACCGTGGTAACCGGACGCGTAGAGCGCGGTATCATCCACGTAGGCGACGAGATTGAAATCGTCGGTTTGAAAGAAACCCAAAAAACTACCTGTACCGGTGTCGAAATGTTCCGCAAACTGCTGGACGAAGGCCAGGCAGGCGACAACGTCGGCGTACTGCTGCGCGGTACCAAACGCGAAGAAGTGGAACGCGGTCAGGTTTTGGCCAAACCCGGCACCATTACCCCGCACACCAAATTCAAAGCCGAGGTATACGTACTGAGCAAAGAAGAAGGCGGCCGCCATACACCGTTCTTCGCCAACTACCGTCCCCAGTTCTACTTCCGTACGACTGACGTAACCGGTGCGGTAACTTTGGAAGACGGAGTGGAAATGGTGATGCCCGGTGAGAACGTAACCATTACCGTAGAACTGATTGCTCCGATCGCCATGGAAGATGGTCTGCGTTTCGCCATTCGCGAAGGCGGCCGTACTGTGGGTGCCGGCGTGGTTTCTGCCGTAATCGCTTAAATTATATAGGCCAGTAGCTCAATTGGTAGAGTATCGGTCTCCAAAACCGAGGGTTGGGGGTTCGAAACCCTCCTGGCCTGCCAAATAAAAACTAACCGGCTTGTGTCGGTTAGTTTTTTCTATTGATTGGTATGAATTATGTCTAAGCAAGATTCTGAGAATAAAGTCGCCACAAGTGTTGTTGTTAGTGATAGATTACAGCAGCAGGTTAAACAAGTGAGAAAATCTGCCATAT comes from the Kingella potus genome and includes:
- the tuf gene encoding elongation factor Tu, whose product is MAKEKFERSKPHVNVGTIGHVDHGKTTLTAALTTILAKKFGGAAKAYDQIDNAPEEKARGITINTSHVEYETEGRHYAHVDCPGHADYVKNMITGAAQMDGAILVCSAADGPMPQTREHILLARQVGVPYIIVFMNKCDMVDDEELLELVEMEIRDLLNSYEFPGDDVPIIKGSALKALEGDTSDIGETAIFALADALDSYIPTPERAVDKPFLLPIEDVFSISGRGTVVTGRVERGIIHVGDEIEIVGLKETQKTTCTGVEMFRKLLDEGQAGDNVGVLLRGTKREEVERGQVLAKPGTITPHTKFKAEVYVLSKEEGGRHTPFFANYRPQFYFRTTDVTGAVTLEDGVEMVMPGENVTITVELIAPIAMEDGLRFAIREGGRTVGAGVVSAVIA
- the rsmD gene encoding 16S rRNA (guanine(966)-N(2))-methyltransferase RsmD → MSHPKHQNQVRIIGGTHRGRKITFAVSDGLRPTPDSVREKLFNWLGQDMTGQTVLDLFAGSGALGFEAASRGAGKIVMIEADRQTAQNLNRHREQFGWDGTVFVCCRTAAAFLNNTAQTFDTVFLDPPFAWQEWPVLFVALKGRLKTDARVYIEAARLPELPEWLTVLREGRAGQSRHLLARVSAGLPN
- a CDS encoding YfhL family 4Fe-4S dicluster ferredoxin; translated protein: MSLFITDECINCDVCEPECPNDAISQGEEIYEINPNLCTQCVGHYDEPQCQQVCPVDCILIDEEHPETHDELYAKYIRIVEEK